The genomic interval GTCGGGATTGTGTCCAGGCACATCGCTTCCGTGGGCGGTTATCACCAGCGGACAGCCGGTCTTTTTTTTCACCCAAACCCCCAGCGGGCCGGTCGGAAAAATAAAATGCGTATGAATCACATCATAGCGATTTGCGCCGAGCAGCCGACGAATGGTCGGACGAGCCCCGACCAGATACGAAGCCATCTCCGGAATCCGGCACAAATCCGGTCGGCGGCGAAAGGCCGGAACCCGATAAACCCTCACGCCGTCGATTTCGTCCAAAACCGGCAAATCCCCAAACCGCATCGTCACCACATCCGTGCTGTGGCCCAGCCGCACAAACTGACGGCACAGCTCCAGCGTCACCGGAGCGGCGCCGCCGCCGATAGGAGGAAATTCATAATTTAACGTCAGGATATTCATTCCGTCCGCCGGCTCTCCTGCAGCACTACTCTTTCGTTTTTCGCTCCAGCAGCACATGACTGTAGGGCGAAGAAACCTCCTGCACAATCCGGTAGTGCGTCATCACATAGTCCCGCAGGGGCTTCATCGCATCAAACCGCCGGGCCTCCTCCGCCCCGAACTGCCTTTCGAGAAACGCCCGCCAGGATTGTTCATACGTGCCGAGAACCGTCGGGTCCGACGGGACAAATGCCGGCATCTGTCCGGCCTGTCGGCTTGGCATCACCGGCCACAGCTCCAGCGGCGGCCGGTCAAACGGAAAATGCCGCTTGCGGCTGTCCACCAGAAAGGCCGGCGGCTGCTTCTCAAAGCATTCGATCAGATGCAGAACAAACCCGGCCAGACGCTCCGGCGGCAGAATATGCATCCCCTGCTCAAACGCACTGGGCGTCGGGGCCAGCCGCTGCGCCCGCACATAAATTCCCGGATACCACCCCCAGACATAGATGCGGTCCTGCGGACTCGAATGCGTTCGAATGTAGTCGCCGATTTTTTCCCACAGCCCGATTTGTTGCGGCTCCTGAAAGGCCTGCACATAGCCGCGCTGGCGTATCGGCTGCCCCGTCCGGGGGTCCTGATAGGGCTGCCCGGAATAGGGGCTCTTCGAATAGCCGAACACCAGCGGCCAGACCATCGCCGTCATTCCCAGCCCGGCCGCCGCCGCTCCTATCCAATAGACAAGACGAAACGTGCTTTGCCGCATCCGGCGAACATACAGCCACACAGCATACGCCCCTGTCATCGCCCCGGAGGCACACAGCGGCAGATAATACTGTTCATACGAATGCGGACTAATCCACACAAACGCCGTATCCAGCAGCCACCAGAGCCCCAGCAGCCAGATGATTCGCTCCGGAAGCGGAACCGGCCGCACCTTGCGGAGTTTCACAAGAAACCGAACCAGGGCCGCCCCCAGCGAAACCAGCGCTGCGGCTATCGGCAGACCCACAGAGGCATAATAGCGCAGGACAATCGGCGTCTGCCGGGAAAGAGGAAACACCCGCCGGCTGTCAACCACATACGGCACATCGGCCCCGACGGAGCGAATAATCGAACGAATCTGCCCGGACACCCAGTACCAGCTGTCCAAAGAAATCTTCACAAAAGCAAGATTCAGCAGATACGAACGCACATCATTCGGCTCGCTGCCGTCGGCCTGATAAACCAGAACCGAACCAACCGCCGCCGCAGCTGTTATAGCAATAAGACCCGCCGCCCAAACGAACGGACGCACCCGACGGAACAGCTCAGCCGCCCGCGGCAATACAGAGGTCCGCCGAATCCCCCAAACCGCCAGAACCGCCGCATCCGCCAACACAACCGTTCGCAAAACCAGCACAGGAAAACTGTTCCACAGCCAGCCCGCCTGACGCTGCCAGAAGAAAAACAGCGCCAGCGGAAGAAGGCCCGCCGCCGTCCCCGCCAGCAGCAGCCCCAGTTCCTGCTGAAAACGGCGAAATCCGATTTTCCCCCACAATGCCCTCCCCAGAAAGTAAACCGCAAAGGCCGCATCGACCGACAGCCCCGTTGCCTTAAAATAATACGGCCAAATCAGTGCCGCTCCCGTCAGAACCAGCCAGACTTTCCGGCCGGTCTGCTCATAAAAAATCCACAGGCACACCGACAGCACCATCATCGCAATCATATACTGCTCTTTGGTGTTGCCGAATTTGGCCAGATGCGGGGAGGACAAATAAGCGGCCGCCGCCGTCACGGAAAAAATCGCCGCCGTCGTCCCGTACAGCAAACGCACCGCCCAAAACATCGCCGTCAGGGCCAGCCCCTGCAGCAGGGTCTGAATAACCTGCGGACCGGTTTCATTGAACCCGAAACAGGCAACCCCCAGAACATTGACCAGCAGCGTGCCGGGCTGAGCGGACGGGACTTCATCGACCCCCAGCCGTCCTCCCTGCAGAAGGTGAGCCGCTGAATAGACATACGCCCCGCTGTCAAAGGGGTCATCCTGACGAAATTCGAGATACTTGCCCGCCGCAAAAAACAAAACCGCCGGCAGCAGTCCTGCCGCGAGCGAAACAAAATACAGCCCTTTTCCGCCTGTTTTTGCTCCGGCAGCCGCAGCCGCCGTTTTCCTCCGCCGTTCGGCCCGCATCGCCTTTACCCCTTGACCTCTTGGGCGGACCCCGTCGGCTCCAGAATCCGTTCAATCACATAGGTCGGGCGGTCCTGCGATTCATGATAGGTCCGCACCAGAATCTCCGCCAAAAGCCCCATCAGAACAAACTGAACCGCCGTCGTCATCAGAATCAGCGAAACAATCAGCAGCGGATTGCGGTTCATCGAATACTGCTGCACCAGCTTCATATACAGCACCACCGCACCGCAGACAAACGAGCCGAGCAGACAAATCATTCCCAGACCCCCGAACACGTAAATCGGCTTGGTGGAAAAAGAAGACAGAAATTTAATCGTAATCAAATCCAGCAGAACCTTGAAGATTCGGTTCAGGCCGTACTTGGTCTTTCCGTGCAGCCGCGGCCGGTGATTGACGACAATCTCGGCAACCTTTTCGCCGCTCCAGCGGGCCAGAGCGGGAATGAACCGATGCATCTCGCCATAGAGGCGAATGTGTTTGAGCGATTCCGCCCGATAGGCCTTCAGCGTGCAGCCGTAATCATGCAGCCGCACCCCTGTAATCCGTCCGATGAGCCCATTGGCGATCCGGCTCGGCAGCGTCCGCGTAACCGTATTGTCCTTGCGCTCTTTCCGCCAGCCGGAGACAATGTCATAGCCCTCATTCAGCTTGCTGAGCAGACGCGGAATATCCGCCGGGTCATTCTGCCCGTCGGCATCCATCGGAATAATCACCCGTCCCCGCGCATACGTAAAGCCGGCACTCAGCGCCGCTGTCTGGCCGAAATTGCGCCGAAATCGGATAATCCGCAGATGGGGCTGCGTTTTCTGAATCTCCTGGAGGATTTCAAAACTCCGGTCGGTGCTTCCGTCATCGACGGCCAAAATCTCATAGGTCAGCCCCAGTCCGGAAAGAACGGCAGCCAGCTCCCGATGGAGAGATTCCAGATTCGGTTCCTCATTATAAACCGGAATCACAATCGACAAATCCAACGTGCGCTCTTCCATATCGGGCCGATTATACCTGTTCCGCATTTGGGAAACCAGTGTTTTTGCCGTCTATTGTTTCCTGGCTTTATCGGCTTTTTGCAGCGCCGGATTTGCTTTTTGCCGGTCAAGGCTGTATTTTAGAGATATTCAACCTGAACGAAAAATCGCGATGTCCGATAAAACATGTCAACGATGGCTGTTTTGGTTTGCTGCACCGGCTTTGTGCCTGGCCGTCGGGTGCGGTCAGCCCGGAGGGCCGCGAAGCCGGCTGGGCTCGTTTTTCGGAGCACCGGGGGGAATCTATTTTCCGGAGCCGGACCAGCTCGGCAAACACAATTATCAGTCCCCACGCAGGGAAAAGGTCGGAATGGTTTATACCTGCCGGGGCGGCTTTATTGACATCGGACATGTTCGGGAGGCCTCCGACCGAACTTTATATTTACAGCGACTGCTCTACGAAGCCATAATGGACGAAAAAACGCAGGTTTCCTATCGCGTGATTGAACCGTCCCGCTATACCGCCCTCATTGCCTATCCGCCCGGCTGGCATACCTTTTCTGAAGAAAAGAAAAAGGCCCTTGCCTTTGAAGCATCCGTGCGAATGGCGCAAACCTTCACGCACTGGAGCCTGGTCTGGCACGAAATCCTTACCTGGTTCGGGTTTGCCTCCAGCGGAATTTTCTCCGAACACATCTCCGCCTTCTCGTGGGAGGACACGTACTCCGACCTGCTCGGCATTTCTCTGGCCGGGCACGTGATTCGTTCGAAACAATCCTACAACAAAGGAATGACCGAAGCGCTCCAGCGTGCCCTGGCCCATCTGGAGGTCCAGCCCGCCTCTGTCGCCAGAGAAGCGGCCCGTCAGATTGAAGGCAAATGGTACAGCGGCGGATTCTATTTCTTCGTAGAAATGAAAAAACGAAATTTTGCCACCGGGCTCGGCTTTCGACCCGTCGTCCCGCTGCTGGTGCCCGGAATCTGCCCGGATGCCATCCCTTCGCCTCTGCCGGCCCCGTTGCTGCCCTCTCCGACACCGGAAGGATTTGAGGCCGACCTGCTGATTTATCCGGTGGAAACTGAACGATGGAAAATCTACCGCATCTTAAATCTTGAGCCCGAGATGCCTATCCGGCCGGCTCTGCACTTCCCGCCGCTTCTGGAGGAAATCCGAAGCCAGGCCCAGCCCCGTTCCAGCCTCACCTGTCGAAAATCCGCCTCCGGATAAATGAACGGCTCAAAACTGTGCTTCCCTGCCTGCCCAAATCCCCTATATTCACCTTTTAATCTATGACAATCCTATACTGCACTATAAGATTATCATATACTTTTGTTTCCAATTAACAACTGATAAATAACAGAGTATGTCTGGAATGGCCGCCGTGCACTGCAGAAAATTGATTTTCTTGAGTTAAAAAACTCTGCGTTTCCGTCCTAATTTTTTTCAGGAAGCTGCACCGGCGGCGGCAGGTGTTTTGGAAACCTTCTCATCCGCCGGGGCCCCTTTGCCCCGAAAGACAATCACTTTGGTGGGGCACTTTTGACGGGCCGTTTCCGTCGCCTCACTGGGCTGATAGCGGGCATAATCCATCCGGGCCAGATTGTCCTTGACCGCAAACAAATCGCTTTGACGGGCACAAAGCCCGCACCCGATGCAGCCGACGGCACACATCGACCGCGTCGTCTTGCCGTTCTCCCGGCTGCTGCAGGCCACCGTGAGCATCGGCTCGTGCGTGAAAGGCACCATCTCAATCAAACCGCGCGGACAGCCCGCCACGCAGGCCCCGCAGCCGGTGCACTTGTCATAATCCACCACCGCCAGGCCGTTGACAATATGAAGGGCGTCAAAGCGGCACCGCTGGACACAGTCGCCGAAGCCCAGACATCCGAACGCACAGGCCTGCACATTCGGCTGGGCATTCGCACTGGTGCATCCCTCGATGCCTCGGTAGGCGGCATAAAACGTCTTGTCCTCCCGAACCGCCCGGCAGTGCACAATCGGACGCTTCGGAGCACTCCCCTCAGAAATCTGAAGATTCAGTACCGCCGCAATCTTCGCCGAGGTCGCCGCCCCGCCCGGCGAGCAGCGCCCGATCAGCGACGCATCGGCCGCCACGGCTTTGGCATAAGAGGCACAGCCCGCAAAGCCGCACGCCCCGCAGTCCACCTTCGGAAGCACCGCGTGAATCTGCTCAACCTTCGGGTCCGTCGCCACCTTCAGTTTGATGCTGGCCGCCAGCAGCACAGCGGCAAACACAACCCCCAGCCCCGCCAGCAGCAGGGCCGACAGCCCAATCACCTGCATTCCCGTTGCAGCTATCATACATTCGTTCCTGTCATTTCCAAACCATCCGCCGGCGGCCGACGCCTTACCGAATCATTCCGGCAAATCCCATAAACGCCAGCGTCAGCAGCCCCGCCGTAATCAGCGTAATCGGCGCCCCCCGAAGCACCGGCGGCACATCCGCCAGCTCCAGATTCTCCCGGATTCCCGCCATCATGCAGATGGCCAGCGTAAAGCCCAACCCCGCTCCGATGCTGAGCACCACCGCCTCCGGCAGATTGTCAATCCCCCACAAATTGATAAACAGACACATGCCCAGAATCGCACAGTTGGTCGTAATCAGCGGCAGAAAAATCCCGAAACTGTCATACAGCACCGGAAAGAACTTCCGCACATACATCTCCACCAGCTGCACGGCCCCGGCAATCACCAGAATAAAGCACACATACCGCAGCACATCCAGCCCGTACGGCATCAGCACCAGATGGTCAATCAGCCACGTGAGCGTCCCCGCCAGCGTCACCACAAAGGTCACCGCACAGCCCATCCCGAACGCCATATCAATCCGCCCGGAAACCCCCAGATACGGACAAATCCCCAGAAACTTCGTAAAGACCAGATTGTTGACAATCACAATCCCCAGAAAACCGAGCAGCAGGGTTTCAAAGGTATGCATCAGAACACTCCCTTCATTCAGGCCCGTTTTTCGGTCAGGAGTTTCACGCCGCCCAGCATCAGTCCCAGCGTCAGAAACGCCCCGACGGGCATCGCCATTCCCGCCATACGAAACAGCGGCACCTCCGGCAGAGTCAGCAGGGTCACTTTGTGCCCGAACTCAAAAACAATCTGTCCGGTCGCCAGCAGCTCCCGAATCAGCGCCAGGATGGTCAGGGCGCCGGTAAATCCCAGCCCCATCCCGACGGCATCGGCCAGACTGACCAGCAGCCCGTTCTTGCTGGCACAGGCCTCCGCCCGGCAGATAATGATGCAGTTGACGATAATCAGCGGAATATACGGCCCCAGTTTGGCGCTCATCGCCGGCTGATAGGCCTTCAAAAACAAATCCGCAATCGTCACAAACGTCGCTATCGTCAGTGTAAACATCAGAATCCGAAGATGCGGCTTGAGCAGATTGCGCATCAGACTGACCACCAGATTGGACCCGATCAGCACAAAAATCACGCTGGCCCCCATCGTCAGGGCCGCCTGCACGCTGGTTGTCACCGCCAGCGTCGGACACATCCCCAGCAGCAGCCGCAGCACCGGGTTTTCCTGCCACAGCCCCGCCAGAAACGTCCGAGTCAAATGGGTCTGATTGTCCGCCATGCTTAGTTCCTCAGCAAACCCTGTTCCTGCAGCGCCGTCCGCACCGCCGAGACATACCGGTTCAGAATATCCACCACCGCCTGGCTGGTCACCGTCGCTCCGCTGATGGCCACAATTTCGCTGTCAATCCGCTCGGCATCGCCGGTCTTGACCAGCGTCAATGTCTGGGCCGGGGCTCCGACAAACTGTTTCTGATAAAACCCGCCGGGAATCGTGATTTTATCCCCGAAGCCGGGCGTCTCATTGCTGCTGAGCACCCCGAAGCCCGCCAGCTTCTCAAAACCGGCATCCGCCGCCACCACCAGTTTAATCTTGTCGGCAAACCCCGACCCTTCGCACACAAACGCCCAGCCGACGCGCCGCCCCGAATCATCCACGGCCCGGTAGACTTCCACCTGAACCGTCTTGCCTTTGCCCGCATCGACAGGAATCTTGGATTCAATCGGCTCAAACCGTTTCGCCTCCGGGAGCATCCCGCCGGCCAGACGCGTAAACTTTTCCACCTCGTTGCGGGCGATTCGCGGGGCCCAGGCGGTATCGGCTATCGCCAGCAGCACACCGAAAATCAGCGACGAAACCAGCAGCAGCCAGCTTTGTTCCCAAAAAAATCGCAGTTTAGACACGGGGCTTGCCTCCCACCGGCGCCGTATGACAGAGCCGGTCAATCAGGGGCGTGAAGGCATTCATAATCAGAACGGCATACATCACGCCCTCCGGATACTCTCCTGCCGTGCGAATCAGCATAATCAAAAGTCCGACGCCCGCCCCGAAAATCCATTTGCCTCGAACGGAAAGCGGAGCCGTCACCGGGTCCGTTGCGATAAAGAAGGCCCCCAGCATCAGCCCGCCGCCGAACAGATGAAAATCGGGCCGGACAAACACCTCGGGCTTAAACAGCCAGCCGACCCCGGCAAAAATCCCCGCCGACAGCAGCACCGCCAGCGGAATATGATACGTAATCGTCCGGCGAACCAGCAGATACAGGCCGCCCAGCAGCAGCGCCGCCGCGGAGGTTTCCCCGATGCAGCCGCCCACCTGGCCCCAGAACGCCGCCTTCAGCTGACTGTGCACCTGTTCGGCCTTTGCCTGTCCCTTCAGCGCCATCTTGCTCCAGGCCAGCGGGGTCGCCTGCGTGACAGCCTCTACATTCGACGCCTGCACCGTCGGCATCGCCGCATCCAGCGTGGCCGGCACCGTCCAGGTCGTCATCGCCGCCCCGAACGAAGCCGTCAGAAAGGCCCGCGCCGCCATCGCCGGGTTAAATACGTTATTTCCCAGCCCCCCAAAGAGCATCTTGACAATCACAATGGCAAACACGCTGCCGATGACCGCCACGCTCAGCGGCACCGCCGGCGGCAGCGACAGCGCCAAAATCACCCCGGTGACCGCCGCACTCAAATCCCCCAGCGAATTCGGCCTGCGGCGCAGGCGATTGCAGACCCATTCGCTCAGCAGACAAACCGCCACACAAACTGCTATCACAAGCACGGCGTGAAGCCGGAAAAACACCGCCGCCGCCAGCATCGCCGGCACCAGTCCAATCAGCACGTCCGCCATGACACGGCGGGTGGTCAGATTCTGACTCGTATGCGGAGCCGGTGAAACAATAATTTGGCTTAACATGGCTTTCTGGTTCCCGTTTCTATCCCAGCCGCTTCTTTTCCCGGGCCTTCAGCAGTTTGCCCGTTTTGATATACCCCGACAGTTCAATATGCGCCGGACAGACATAACTGCAGCTGCCGCATTCGATGCAGGCGCTCAGATAATACTGCTCGGCCCGGTCCATCCGGAAATGCTTGACGGCATGCGCAATCCGGGTCGGATTGAGTCCTTCCGGACAAACCATCAGACATCGGCCGCAGCGAATACACGCCGTCTGCTGACGGACATACTGGGCCTCCGTCACATCCTCCCGCGTCAGCACCGTCAGCGCCCCGCAGGTTTTGGTCAGAGGCGTGCTCATATCCGCAATCGCAAAGCCCATCATCGGCCCGCCCAAAACCACCTTGGCCGCCCGCTCCGTCAGGCCCCCGCAGTGCGCCAGCAGGTCCTGTACGCTCATCCCAATCGGCACATAATAATTGCCCGGACGCGCAACCGCCCGTCCCGTCACCGTTACCACCCGGTGCGTCAGCGGCTTTTGAAAAACCACCGCCTCGGCAATCGCTGCACAGGTCGCCACATTCAGCACGCACACCCCGATTTGCGGCGGAATCCCGCCGGTGGGAACCTGCTTGTCCAGAACGGCCCGAATCAGCTGCCGTTCCCCGCCCTGCGGATATTTGGTCTTCAGCACAACAATCTGAATATCTTCCGAACATCGGCAGCGCGACAAGACCTGCTCAAAGGCCTTCACCGCTTCCGGCTTGTTGTCCTCAATCCCAATCCGGACCGTCTGACAGCCGGCGGCGCGGGCCGCCAGGCGAATCCCCGCCAGAATCTGCCGGGTCCACTCGAGCATAATCCGGTAATCGCAGGTGATATACGGTTCGCACTCGCAGCCGTTGATAATCAGCGTATGCTTGGGCATCGCCGGATTCGGCTCGACCTTAACGCGGGTCGGAAAACCGGCCCCGCCCATCCCCACCAGCCCCGCTTCCTGAATCGCATTGCAAATCTGCTCCGGTGAAAAGGAGCCGGGGTCAAACTCCTCCCCAAACCGTTCCGGCTGCGGCTGCCGCGGCGGGTTGTCCTCCGGGTTGACCTCCAGATATACCGCCATCGTCCGCCCGATAACCGGATGCGAGGCCAGCGCAATGTCCTTCACCACGCCGTTGACCGGCGAATGAATCGGCGCCGAGACATATGCATCCGAACGGCCGATCGGCTCTCCGAACGCAACAGCCTGCTTCTTTTGAACCAGCGGCTTGCACGGCGCTCCGATGTGCTGAACCAGCGGCAGAACAAGCTGACGCGGTGTCGGAACCGCCTCAATCGGACAGGACTCCGTATAATGCTTATTCTCCAGCGGATGAACTCCGCCCTTAAATGTCTTTTTCCCCGTGAAATTCATCTTGTTTTTTCCCGGAACCGATGCAGCGTTTTGTCCAGCTCGGAACGGCCAGCCGAACCGCCGCCGCCGTCAAAATCCCGAAAACCGCCGACAGCAGAAAAACCGCCGCCGTACGAAGCGGCGGGTCCTCGATTTGACCTTTCATCCAGATGTCCAGCCCCGCCGCAGAAACCGCAAAAACAATTAGCGGAGCCAAAAAAATCAAAATGGACTTCCAAACAACCGACGGCCCCTTTGCCTTCCCGAGGGCTTCATAAACAGATTGGCAGTCTCTTTGCAAACCGCAGCGGCGGCACGCTTCATCCATCGCTGTATCTTTCCGAAAATACTATAAAGGATTCTTATATACCCTTGTCCACTGCCTGCCGCAAGAAAAAATTTCAGCCCGCCGAACCCCGCCGGAACCTACCACAAACCGTCCGGCTTGAATCCGCCGACCTCCAGAATCCGCGAAGGAGATTCCGGCATTCCCGTTTTGGACGACAGATACGCCGCCTCCAGAACCGCCATCGTCCGCAAATCCGTCTCCGGCGGCGGAAACAGCAGCCGCTGGGGATTTTCCAGATGCCCCAGATACATCTCCCAGAATCCCCGCGCCCACGCCGACGGCTCTGCACAAATCCGCCGCCGCTCCAGAACCCGACCGTCATGCCCGCAAACCGTCAGCTGCTCACGCTCCAGTGTAACAAAACGCTCCTTCCCGCATACCCGCAGATACTCCGCAGGCGGTCCGAGCGTGCGGCTGGCCGAAATCTCCGCAATCAGCGAATCCGAAAACCGCATCACCGCCGCCGCCGTATCCTCCGTGGTGCTCAGCCGCTGCTGACGGTCCGGCGCCTGACTGCACCGCTGCATATACACCTGCTGCGGCAGGCCGAAATGAAGCAGCAGACAGTCCAGTAGCCAGTAGGTATTCTGAATCAGAACGCCCCCGCCGGCCAGCGACGGGTCAAACCGCCATCGGTCCTGCGGCTCCGAAAGGTCCTGCGGCACCCGGCAGACCAGGGAAATCAAATGCCAGTAATTAACATCCTCCCGATCGGCGGCCTCTCCGAAAATCTGCAGCAGCGGATGAAACCGCTGCGGTTCAATAACCACAAAATGCCGTCCCTGTCGGTACGCCGTTCGAATCCACTCGGAGGCCTGTTCAAACGAAAGTCCGGCCGGAGCCGTCTTAAACACTGTACACTGCTTTTCAATCGCCAGCGAAATCCATTCCGCACACTGGTACGTAGGCCCCCCCGCCAGAAAAATCTTCGGTCCCGTCTGAACCAGCATCCGCCGGACATCATCATACGCCGTGCATTCAAACCGCCGCGCCGCCGCCCCTGCCCGTTCCGGGTCCAAATCCGCTACACCGCACACCGCAAAACTGTCCTTCAGCGCAAAGGCACACTCCAGCAGCGTCTCTATCTCCTTCGTCAGACCGAACGCAGCGATTTTCAGCGGACGTTCATTCATCGGCTCTGTCCCATGTTCCTGCGGCCTTCCCTGCCTTCCGGAGTCCCGATTCGGTCAGACCCGCAAATTTATACAAAGACTTCGGGCACTGGAAACTGCCGGCACAAATCCCGGACTTCTCGCCCGACTTTTTCAATCACCGACTCGTTGTCCAGATTTTCCGCCACGGTCTTAATCCACAGCGCAATCTGGTCCATCTGCTCTTCTTTCATTCCGCGCGTGGTCGTCGCCGGCGTCCCCAGACGCAGGCCGCTCGGATTGAACGGCGGCGCCGTATCCCCCGGCACGGAATTGTAATTGCACTCAATATGGGCCCGGTCCAGGGCCTTGGCCAGCGGCTTGCCCGCCAGACCTTTGTTCCGCAAATCAATCAGAATCAAATGATTATCCGTGCCGCCGGACACCAGGTTAAATCCGTACTCCAGCAGCCGTTCGGCCAGCCGTTTGGCGTTTTTAACGATTTGCCGGGCGTATTCCTGAAACGAAGGCAGCGCCGCCTCTTTCAGAGCCACCGCCACAGCGGAAATGGTATGCATATGCGGTCCGCCCTGCAGACCGGGAAAGACCGACTTGTTGACCGCCGCCGCATGCTGCTGTTTGAACAGTATCATCCCGCCGCGAGGGCCCCGAAGCGTCTTGTGCGTCGTGGTTGTCACCACATCCGCATACGGAATCGGGCTCATATGAACCCCTCCGGCCACCAGACCGGCAATATGAGCCATATCACAGATGTGATAGGCCCCGACCGCCTTGGCTATCCGGTCAAACTGAGCAAAATCAATCTGACGCGGATACGCACTCGAGCCGGAAATCAGAATCTTCGGACGATGCTCCCTGGCCAGCTGTTCAATCCGGTCATAATCCAGCCGTCCGGTGGCCGGGTCCAGCTCATACTGAACCGACTTGAAAAACTTGCCCGTATAACTGACCTTCCAGCCGTGCGTCAGATGCCCGCCGTGCGGCAGCGCCAGCCCCATAATCGTATCGCCCGGTTCCGCCAGCGCCCCGTAGGCCGCCAGATTCGCCTCCGAACCGGAATGCGGCTGGACATTCGCCCCTTCGGCCCCGAACAGCTCCATCGCACGCCGACAGGCCAGCATCTCAATCTGGTCTGTAAACTGCTGACCTTCATAATACCGCTTGGTCGGATACCCCTCCGAATATTTATTGGTCAGACAGCTGCCGGTGGCCTCTCGAACTGCCTTGGAGACATAATTTTCCGAAGGAATCAGCCGAATCGAACCGGCCTGCCGGGCTTCTTCCCCGCATATCAGTTCGTAAATCTGATGATCCGTTCGTTCCAATGATGAACCCATTCTCAAACTCCAAATGAAATATCCGTTTTTTTAGAAAAGGGTTTT from Anaerohalosphaeraceae bacterium carries:
- the glyA gene encoding serine hydroxymethyltransferase, whose protein sequence is MGSSLERTDHQIYELICGEEARQAGSIRLIPSENYVSKAVREATGSCLTNKYSEGYPTKRYYEGQQFTDQIEMLACRRAMELFGAEGANVQPHSGSEANLAAYGALAEPGDTIMGLALPHGGHLTHGWKVSYTGKFFKSVQYELDPATGRLDYDRIEQLAREHRPKILISGSSAYPRQIDFAQFDRIAKAVGAYHICDMAHIAGLVAGGVHMSPIPYADVVTTTTHKTLRGPRGGMILFKQQHAAAVNKSVFPGLQGGPHMHTISAVAVALKEAALPSFQEYARQIVKNAKRLAERLLEYGFNLVSGGTDNHLILIDLRNKGLAGKPLAKALDRAHIECNYNSVPGDTAPPFNPSGLRLGTPATTTRGMKEEQMDQIALWIKTVAENLDNESVIEKVGREVRDLCRQFPVPEVFV
- a CDS encoding Gfo/Idh/MocA family oxidoreductase, coding for MNERPLKIAAFGLTKEIETLLECAFALKDSFAVCGVADLDPERAGAAARRFECTAYDDVRRMLVQTGPKIFLAGGPTYQCAEWISLAIEKQCTVFKTAPAGLSFEQASEWIRTAYRQGRHFVVIEPQRFHPLLQIFGEAADREDVNYWHLISLVCRVPQDLSEPQDRWRFDPSLAGGGVLIQNTYWLLDCLLLHFGLPQQVYMQRCSQAPDRQQRLSTTEDTAAAVMRFSDSLIAEISASRTLGPPAEYLRVCGKERFVTLEREQLTVCGHDGRVLERRRICAEPSAWARGFWEMYLGHLENPQRLLFPPPETDLRTMAVLEAAYLSSKTGMPESPSRILEVGGFKPDGLW